The proteins below are encoded in one region of Tomitella fengzijianii:
- a CDS encoding (2Fe-2S)-binding protein has translation MGDRLPPRVDAFSGEALRDGAWLARQVSDTRRRWRFREDRAAGTLWWYSASATLTAPGPRMLLADGTAPNPALAQLDCTLTPYGHLGSARSAGWVSGPDEYRRALVPAFAAIIGALARASGAPEPSLWAIASDSLANQALQAGVDAGRCADACVLARRLTCPPLVPARFVDVVPHPSAPHPSAPLAMDGAARVSVRPADPASPPPAGGLRIVRRSSCCLLFQAPGQGKCVSCPRRSPGERAAALGGWFAGS, from the coding sequence ATGGGCGATCGGCTGCCACCGCGCGTAGATGCGTTCTCCGGCGAGGCCCTGCGCGACGGCGCGTGGCTGGCCCGGCAGGTCTCAGACACCCGCCGGCGGTGGCGCTTTCGCGAAGACCGCGCGGCGGGCACGCTCTGGTGGTATTCGGCGAGCGCGACGCTCACGGCCCCGGGCCCCCGGATGCTCCTGGCCGACGGAACCGCCCCGAACCCTGCTTTGGCACAACTGGATTGCACGCTCACCCCGTACGGTCACCTCGGTTCCGCGCGCTCCGCGGGGTGGGTGAGCGGGCCCGACGAGTACAGGCGGGCATTGGTGCCGGCGTTCGCGGCGATCATCGGGGCGCTCGCGCGGGCTTCGGGTGCTCCGGAACCCTCGCTGTGGGCGATCGCGTCGGATTCTCTGGCCAATCAGGCGCTGCAGGCGGGTGTCGACGCCGGACGCTGCGCCGATGCCTGCGTACTGGCGCGACGCCTCACATGCCCGCCGCTGGTGCCGGCGCGATTCGTGGACGTGGTCCCGCACCCATCAGCGCCGCACCCGTCGGCGCCGCTCGCCATGGACGGCGCCGCCCGGGTCAGCGTGCGCCCTGCCGATCCGGCATCGCCGCCGCCCGCCGGCGGCCTCCGGATAGTCCGGCGCAGTTCCTGTTGCCTCCTCTTCCAGGCGCCCGGTCAGGGCAAGTGCGTGAGCTGCCCACGCCGCAGCCCGGGCGAGCGCGCCGCCGCGCTCGGCGGGTGGTTCGCGGGGTCCTGA
- a CDS encoding VOC family protein: MSIKRLNHAVLYVSDLQRSLDFYVGTLGFRVLSQFPGAAFLQAADSANDHDLGLFQVGDTGPRPARGVGLYHLAWEVDTLGALTEMGRRLGEAGALTGAGDHGSTKALYGADPDGIEFEVCWMVPDASILDELEPGTPPTRPLDLNAEIAKYGADTPGGPREDFGVWEQIRAR; this comes from the coding sequence ATGTCGATCAAGCGTCTCAACCACGCCGTGCTGTACGTGTCGGACCTGCAACGGAGCCTCGACTTCTACGTGGGCACGCTGGGATTCCGCGTGCTCAGCCAGTTCCCGGGCGCGGCGTTCCTGCAGGCCGCCGACTCGGCCAACGACCACGACCTGGGCCTGTTCCAGGTGGGCGACACCGGGCCCCGCCCCGCCCGCGGCGTGGGGCTGTACCACCTGGCGTGGGAGGTGGACACGCTCGGCGCGCTGACGGAGATGGGGCGGCGGCTCGGCGAGGCCGGTGCGCTGACCGGAGCCGGCGACCACGGTTCCACGAAGGCCCTGTACGGCGCCGATCCCGACGGCATCGAGTTCGAGGTGTGCTGGATGGTGCCGGACGCGTCGATCCTCGACGAGCTTGAACCCGGAACGCCGCCCACCCGGCCGCTGGACCTGAACGCGGAGATCGCCAAGTACGGGGCCGACACCCCCGGGGGGCCACGCGAGGACTTCGGCGTGTGGGAGCAGATCCGCGCGCGCTGA